A region from the Dethiobacter alkaliphilus AHT 1 genome encodes:
- a CDS encoding thiolase family protein: MKEAVIVAAVRTPVGRAKRGGLKDTRPDDLAALVLQEVIKRSGVPAEKIDDIILGCAFPEAEQGMNVGRIAAQIAKLPAEVSGMTVNRFCSSGLESIALAAAKIGMGMADVVIAGGVESMSAVPMGGNKMAANPTLMNDYPQAYMNMGLTAERVAERYNISREDQDQFAERSHSLAEEAIKSGKFNDEIVPVPVKKKYFNAKGRLVVEEGTFTMDDGVRPGTTAEKLAKLRPAFMQGGSVTAGNSSQTSDGAAAVLVMSREKAEELGVKPIAVFRGYAVGGVEADVMGIGPVAAIPKVLAQTGLTKDDLDVIELNEAFAAQALAVVRTLELDPEKVNVNGGAIALGHPLGCTGSKLTVTLLSEMERRNARYGLVSMCIGGGMGAAGIIERL; this comes from the coding sequence ATGAAAGAAGCGGTGATTGTCGCTGCGGTCCGCACACCGGTGGGCAGAGCAAAGCGCGGTGGGCTCAAAGATACACGGCCCGATGATTTGGCAGCACTGGTTTTGCAGGAAGTAATCAAACGCTCCGGCGTGCCTGCAGAGAAAATAGATGACATTATCCTCGGTTGTGCATTTCCGGAAGCGGAACAGGGGATGAATGTGGGCCGGATTGCGGCACAGATTGCAAAGCTTCCCGCTGAAGTTTCAGGGATGACGGTAAACCGTTTCTGTTCTTCAGGCCTGGAGAGTATTGCGCTGGCTGCGGCAAAAATCGGCATGGGAATGGCAGATGTGGTAATTGCCGGTGGTGTGGAAAGTATGAGCGCCGTGCCCATGGGGGGCAACAAAATGGCGGCCAACCCCACACTGATGAACGATTACCCACAGGCATATATGAATATGGGACTGACGGCAGAAAGGGTTGCCGAGCGGTATAATATCAGCCGGGAAGACCAGGACCAGTTTGCAGAGCGTAGTCACAGCCTGGCCGAAGAAGCTATTAAGTCCGGGAAGTTCAATGATGAAATTGTTCCGGTCCCGGTGAAAAAGAAATACTTTAACGCCAAGGGTCGGCTGGTGGTGGAAGAGGGTACCTTTACCATGGATGATGGTGTCAGGCCCGGGACCACTGCAGAAAAACTAGCTAAACTCCGTCCCGCCTTTATGCAGGGCGGCTCTGTAACGGCGGGTAACTCCTCACAGACCAGTGACGGGGCAGCAGCGGTGTTGGTAATGTCCAGAGAGAAGGCTGAAGAGCTGGGTGTTAAGCCCATTGCCGTATTCCGCGGTTATGCGGTGGGCGGTGTGGAAGCGGATGTAATGGGTATTGGTCCCGTTGCCGCCATTCCCAAGGTTTTGGCCCAAACCGGCCTCACAAAAGATGATCTGGATGTTATTGAATTAAACGAAGCCTTTGCCGCACAGGCGTTAGCTGTGGTGCGTACCCTGGAGCTGGATCCGGAGAAAGTTAATGTTAACGGCGGAGCCATTGCTCTTGGCCATCCGCTGGGCTGTACCGGTTCCAAGCTGACGGTGACACTGTTGTCCGAGATGGAGCGCCGTAATGCGCGCTACGGACTGGTTTCCATGTGTATCGGCGGCGGCATGGGTGCTGCCGGCATCATTGAACGACTATAA